The following DNA comes from Colius striatus isolate bColStr4 chromosome 21, bColStr4.1.hap1, whole genome shotgun sequence.
tttcttcccacccagctgagaatcggaccctgggttgatcgccacatgaagtaggcttggagctggtttttcaggcttcgagtctggtttcagacttcgagtctggttcatttttcaggcttcgagcctggtttttaggccaagagcggaaaacttcgtggcagggggaggctttGCTTACACCCACCGTGGGGGTTTCCTCTCATGACggaggtggctgtgcctggtCTGGCTGCCCCAACTCCTcacaggcagaggggagagacAGAGGAACCCACGCTTCTGTCAGCATCTAAAGCAGGCTGGTggaggctgctcctggggcagcctgatTCTCACCACCCCAAGGGACATCTCTGTCTGAAACACCTGAAGGAGCGTAGAGCCTGCCCTGTGGGCATGGGAAGGGGCTGCGCTGCAGTACTTTGGCCAGGCTGCTGATGGTGCCCTCTCCCTGGGAACCCATGTGCCCGTGTCCAGTTCCATcctcaccctgctctgctgctgctgggcacgaAGTTCAGCCCACTCAGTCGCCAGCTTCTGGTACTCCTCTGAGCACTTCTGCACCACCAACTGCTGCTCCGCCAGAAAAGTGCTCTGCAGAATGTCACAAGAGAGGGAGAGGCAAAGCACTGAGTCCCCTTTGCTGAtggatttttctccttcagcccATCTCTGCCACCAAACATTAGGCAACATCCAGAAGCTGGTTCAAGCTCCCAGTGCTTGGGGTGAGCCCTGCTTGGAGAGCTCAGCCCCAAGCTTCCAGCTGCCAGGGGACCACTCTGATTGTGAGTCACTGCGCCTGGGGGTGGGATTGAGGGAGCAAAGTGCTGCAGCCCAGAACCCGGCTCCTTCCTCCACCACACAGCGCACTGCAGCCCCGCTCACACTCGGGGCACACGTGAACAGCACCTGGAGCTGTCTGTCCCACCTCACCTTGgccctctccagctctgctcgctccttggagagctgctggctcaggaCTTGCTGCCGCTCCTCCAGCGAGCGCTGCAGAGATCCCACTTGGCACTGCTCCGCCAGCGCCCTGCAGCGCTCCTGGGTTTGGACAGGGAGGAGagacaggggctgttccaggcTCCTGGGACAACACATACCTATCCCAAACCCAGACAGGAGGGCTGACTCGGGCAAAAGATACAGCCTGGGCtcacctgctccagctgctgacaCTGCTCGCTCAGCCTGGCCTCCACTTTAGCAATCACGTCCTGGTGTCGTCTCTGTTcctcctccatgtccttctgctgctgcaacatCCTGTCTTGGAGCACTGTGCAGAGGGAGCAGACGAGCCATGAGCAGCACGAGGTGGGAAGCCCTCTCTGCCCACTCACAGCAGAAAACCTGCATGCATTTGTGCTGCTCCCCTTCTGCACACCCCCAGGACCCCACTTCGTAACGGGGACACCCCGAGGTGTTCAGTGGCCGAGGCAGGCCAGGCTTTGCCAGCCTCGGCTCCCAGTCCCTGCCTGACTCAGGGCACCTTCTCCCCATTTCCTGGGTGCCTCCAGAGCCATTCCAGCACTGACAGATGGCTGACAGACGtacccctgagctgctgtgcccaCGTGGCCAGCTCCTGGGAGGTGCTGTGGTGCTTGGCCTCCACCTTGTGCCAGAGCTCGTGCAGATCACTGGAGAACTTCTCCATCCGCTCGATGACGCCGTTCAGAGACCTGCGGAGGAGAGCGAGGAGAAAGTCAACCCTGTGGCACACGCTTCACCTCACTGTGatggagggggagatgtggtggGCCAAAGGCCAGGcagtcctgccctgcccctctGTGGGTCACAGCAGAGTGGTGggaagacagagctgctgcttagCAGAGTACTGACAGAGAGCAAagtgctcagcagccctgcGAGAGGCAGCAGGGGGAAGAGGGGATGGGCTCTGTTGCCACAGCCTGAGGCTGGTTCCGCGGGGAACACCACGGCCAGGGGGCTGGTACCTGGTGTGTGACGTGGCGCTGGTCACCGCATCCACCTCCTGATCCTTCAGTCGCTGCAGCCGCCGCAGCTGCTCGTCGTAGTCCTGGCGCAGCTCCTGGATGGACGTCCTGCGGGACACGGGTGAGGAGCCCACCACGGGCTGTCTCAAAGCCATGCTCCCCGTGACAGGCACTGTGCAAGAGGCCTGGTCATGGAGCTGAGTGgtgccaggagctgagctggcGTGGTGGGCTGTCACAGGGCACGCCCCTGACAGCCATCCACATTTGGCACGGACCACATGCAGGGCTTAAGGGCTtctctaccaaaacctggcttcTCATTGACCCAAACTACGTGCGACACCAGTGGCTCACTGGACTAAGTAAAAAGGTAAAACATTCTCTCTGAAATGGTACCTCCAGCCACATCTCCCTGTGCCAACCTACAAAGCAAATCCCCATTCCAAAAGCCACTGAGCCACCCACAGCCCAGTGCCTCTCGAGCCTCCTTTCACCGCAGCCTCAGGCTGTTCCCTGGTTCCTTTGCCAAGAGCAGGGCTACTAACCCCACGTGTGTGCTGCTCTCACCTCTGCAGCTCTTGCAGCCGCTTCACctccagcgtgtgctgctgctccagtgctgccagctgctgctggtgctgtgcccgCAGCTCTGCCTGCGCCTGCTCCGCGTCCTGGCTCTGCGACAGCAGCtgagccctcagctgctccagctcctgccgcagcctctcctcctgccgCCCGTGGCTCTCCTCCAACACCTTCATTTGCCGCCTGCTCGTAGAGGTCACACCAAGAGAGAAGTGTTGCTCTCGTGGCAATACCTGGAGCTCTCCACCCAAAGTGCACGTGGGGATTCAGATCAGTGTTGCTGTGCACATGGGAAACATTCGGCCTCTCCACAGTCAGAGCCTCaaaccctcctgctgctgctcagtgcatTGCACTGGCTGGGGACATGCTGGCAAAGACTTCCTCCAAACctgttcctcctcctcaccaccCACCAGACAGTGTTGGTCAGAGTGGACTCCAACCTTGGTTGTTcacctgtggggctgctctctgTCCCCACCAGGTCCACTCCGACGTGCCTCTGTGCCTGTCCACCCCAAGGATGGACTGGGGAAGCAGCCCAGCCCTCCCTACCTCAGAGGAGATGGCTGCAGGCAAGGATCTGACAGAGGAGGGGAGCACAGGTAAGAGCCTGGTACCTGTAGGGGCTCTCGAGAAGATCCAGGTTcttctggtgctgctgctggagactcTCCAGCAACAGCCTCTGCTGCGTCCGCTCCACCTCCAGCATCTGGACCTGCCGGGCACCCGGGGAGAAGgtccttgtgctgctccagggacacagctcccacagcagcactcactCAGTGGCCATGGCTACTTCTGGACAGAGaggtttctcctctctcccctgtcaCTCTGATGCCATTGGAGTGGACATGAGCCCTTCTCCTCCCGCTGTGTCACCCGTGGCCCCCTTCCAGCAGGTGACGGGGCTCACCTggctctccagctctgccacacGGGCCTGGGCGCTGACCAGAGCTGCCCGGCAGCCTGATGCATCCTCACAGAGCTGGGCAGTGCCATGCCCCGGCCTCCTCTCATGCAGCAAGCCCAGGCCTGAGGACTCTGCCtgtggggatggagagggaagaTCAAGGCCCTTCAGGATCCGTGGCTTTGTGGGGTGGCCATCAGCCCACACAGGAAGGCGTGTGtctcacctgcagctgtggggcagcctgGAGACGTGTCCTGGGCGTGGGaacctgcagagacacagggctgctctcaggcAGGTCAAGTCCTGAGGGAACATTCTTCCTAGCCTGGGAGTGGTAATTCATACCCAGCTTACTGAGGCCCTTCCTCTACCCTTCCCCAGCCCAACCCTGTTGCTGGCCTGGCTCCCTTCTGATGCTCAGCAGCCCCTATCCCAGACAAAATGATGTTGGGCTCCTCTTGCTGTGGGGGTAGATTCAAGGAGAAGGCCGGCAGCTCTCggggagacagcagctgtcCTGCCATGAAGGCAGGGCAAGGAGGCCCAGGCAGACGTGAAAAGAGGCTTCAAAGACAAAGCAAGAGCTGCCCTCTCTGCCAAAGGCTCTGATGGCCCTCCAGTGCTCTAGAAACCATCTCCGAGTATCCTCACTACCATGCTGAGGAAGCCAATTCCTCTATCAACTGCAATCTCTGCTGTTAATATGACGTATATGTGCCTGGAGAAGTCTGTACATGCTGCTCAGGCAATGCAGCAGTGTCAACTGCTGTGATTTACAAAGCATCCACAGCACATGTGCTTTGGCCTGATAAATACAACTTGTGGTATCCCAGAGCTCTCCCAACACTTTCCCTCCATGAACCCAGGCTCCCATGGATGCACAGAGCTGGATGACGAGGAGTTGGCAGCAGAGGGCCATCAGCACAAGCCTGATCCTGCACCTCACAGGGCCACAGCAGACCTACCTGAGCAAGTGAGACAGGGCCCTgcacctcctgctctcctggcaATAAGGCTGTAGAGGCTGAAAATGGAACAAGTCTGCCATTCAGACATGGCAACAGCAATCATCCCCTCCCAGAAGGACAAAGGTCTGGCTCTCCTGGGCAGAGTGAGAAgggtcctgctctgctctggtgggTGGTGATGGGGACAGAGGGTCAGGCAGGCCTGTCCATTCCTGCACCCCCACAATGCTGGCACTCTGCCCTGCAGAGAAAGGCTGAGGGCAAAGCATggctcctcctccatctccatcACCTAGGGAGGAGGCTGAATCCTAAAAGAGTTGCTTTCAGTAGGCTCTGAACTGGTGCACAGCTTCAGCCCAGACACAGCACTAGTGGGACCAGCACGTgggcaggaagagggaagggggaagagagaaaggacagCATGAACTCATGCCCACCAAGAGAAACCAAGTCTTTTGCAGCCCTCTGAAAGTCCaaaggcagccctgcagagtTCAGTGTGCCCCAGCACCGTGTCTCCACCACACCACAAAAGGGGGATGGTGGGATCCTGCAGCGTGGCAAACTGCTCCCACACCGGCTGCTCAAAGCCTGGGCAGCAACTCCATGGCCAAGGGCAATGCTGTGCCTCCtgatttgttcttgttttgcagggcagggggagcctCTCTGCATCCTGCTGCCCAAGCTGCACAATCCCAGGAAACGCACCCAGGGCGCTGGTGTCTCCGGAGGGATCCTCCTTCTCAGCCTCCGACACCTGAGTTGAGGCTCCTTTCGTGGTGCTGAGCCAGGGCACCGGCTGCCTGCAGGGGCAGAGACACAAGTGATgcacagcagggagaggcaCACAGATATTGCTCTGCTTGCCATTGAAGTTGAAAGCTTGGCTTTCCTAGTGCTCCAACACACAAGAACCCAACCCACATGCCGAGCTGCCCTCCCTCCTAGCTACAGAGGTCTCAGGCCCAAAGGGATCGCTGCTGGCTCCCAgccccccccactcccccactGCACACacgcagctgctttctgcaggacaTCTGTCCCACGGAGGGTGCCCGAGAGCTGACAGAGGCCTTACCCAGAGCTGTCTGCActggctgtgtcctgcagggcagctgcctgctgtggggCTCCTGTGGAGGCGGCTGGATGACTGCAGGCAGAAACACCAGATGTGGAAGAGCTCAGGGAAGGCAAGATCCTGTCCCCAACACCAATTCCTGCCTTGCAGCTGAAAGCCTCTGTCTCAAAACCACCATCACTGCTGTTCCTACTCGTTTCATCCCCCCTCACCCcggacagcagcagccccagctaacacagccctgcacatcaCACACGGCTCTCTGCAATTCCCTTCTGCGCCTCATTCCAACGGCACAAGGCTCAACCTGTGCCGGTGGAAACTCAGCAGGAGGAGGCGGTGTGTCTGGAACTAGGAGGAACGAAGGGGAATGCAAACAGTAACAAGGAACACAGCGTGTGATGTGGGGCTGTGCTCATCCAGGACAGCTCTGCAAGACCTGGGACAGCGGGTGCGATTCTGGCCACAACAGCAAGGTGAGCCTggagggctgcaggctggaTCAAGTAGGAGAAAGCCCTGCGCTAATACTCCACCCCAAGACAAACTAGCGCTTACAACTAATGGCCTCAATCTGAGACGAGGCTttgggagaggtgctgctggagcagctacaCGTGGAGCAAACGGGAGCAGCGTGGCCATCAACTGTGCCTTTACCTGACAGCAGGACGGGGAtgcagcctttcccctgggGCCTCCGAGGCCTCGGCATTCCTCTCCTGGGCCTTGGCCTGCGCTTGGGCTTTCTTGCGAGCCAAGGCAGcgatcagccagtcctcctcctccagcgggGCCGCTTTAGCTGCCGCCTCCTCTGCAGCCGGGACGTGgctggcggggccaggccgtgcggccggggcagggctggggcggctCACGGCAGGGCTGCCCTTCGCTGCAGGCAGCGGCTCCCACTCACACCAATCCTCATCCTTCCAGCCCAGCCAGTCGGCTCCAGCCGCCCTGCCCCGCACCGTgcgcctgctgcctgcaggagcagctttggggtgcagctctgctttcacttggcTGCTCATGTCGCTGGAAAACCTGCCGCAAGGAGAAGCAGTTCCATCTGTGCCCGAGGGGCCCTGGGAACCCTGCCCctgggagggagccctgcctgcaaggggaccccagggcccctgcctgccctgccgcAGGGGCAGATCTACAGACAGGGACAGGAAAGCACACGAGTGTACGTGcctctcagactttccctggGTGTTTTAGcccacagagaaagagaatttCCCTCATTAGAATATCAAGCAGGTCTCACCTGGACTTCCccaaaacatatttaagccaCAGGCAGCTTTCTCCTGAACAGCCCATGAGCAACACTCCTCCTACCCACACTGTCTGGGAAACAGCATATGAAACCAGGGGCACCACAGAGATATTGGCAACTTCAGAAACACCAGTGGGCACAGCCTCTCCTGACTGACAGCTGGGCAAAAGCCTCCAGCCCTTGGCATCACTTATGCCTCCAAACAGAGGTACCAGAGGTTGCTCTTATGGCCAGTGACACTTTCCTGCAACTgatctccctctcctgctcagggcccctctgcagcctgccagcctggctccaAGGCACTCCAAACAAAGTTTCAGCTGAGTCTTCAAAACCACCCCACACTCCCCAAAGCAGTCTCGAGCTCCTGCAGTGGTTTGCATGGTAAACATCACACTGACACTAAGCTCTGCAAAATACCCTGAGAGGCAGCAAGTGCCACCCGCACTGTCCCACGAGTGCTGACCCAAGCAGAGCCCATGGGGCTCCCGCTCTGCCCAAAGCCTGGTGATCACCTGGGGGAGGAggcaagcagaagaggaaggagggaagaaaacctCATCTCCTTGGGTCTGGAGCACCCAGGGGATCCCAAATAAGTGGGACAACAGAGCAACACAAGGAGGGAATGAACAATTCTAAAGACTGCAAAGGAGCAATGTTCAGTGTCACTGCTCACTGCCTGCAGCCTAATGCTCAGCCCAGTGCCCAGCCCCATGTCCAGCCCAGTACCCAGCCCAGTGCTCACCTGATGCTGACTCGAGCTCAGACGGAGATCAGATGAGCCTCAGATGATCCTTGGCCtggagctcagacggacctcagcccggagctcagagagagctcagacagacctcagcccggagctcagagggacctcagcccggagctcagagagagttcagacagacctcagcccagagcttagggggagctcagggggagctcagacggacctcagcccggagctcagcccagagatcagagagagctcagccagacctcagcctggagctcagagagacctcagcccggagctcagacggacctcagcccggagctcagacggacctcagcccggagctcagagagagctcagacagacctcagcccggagctcagacggacctcagcccggagctcagagagagctcagacggagctcagacggacctcagcccggagctcagacggacctcagcccggagctcagggggagctcagagggacctcagcccggagctcagagagagctcagacggacctcagcccggagctcagagagagctcagacggacctcagcccggagctcagggggagctcagagggacctcagcccggagctcagggggagctcagagggacctcagcccGAAGCTCAGCCGCAGTTCAGTCAAAGCTCAGCCGCAGCTCGCCGGCAGCTCAGACGAAGCTCGGCCGGGACTCACCCGCCGCTCGCCGCCAACAGCTGCAACGGCCGTTCCCGCGCGCCCGGGCGCCGGCGTGTGACGTCACCGCGACGCCGGGCGGGCTGGCTCCGCCCCCTTGCGGCGGCTGGGCCGAGTTAACCCCATCGCCGCCAAACCCAAGCCACGCTCCCACCTTTGTCCCGCACCAGCTGCGTCTGCCCGCTTCACACACACTGCTTACGCCCGCTTCCCTGCCACTGAGATCTAGGCACACAGATACGCACAGACACCGTCCCCTCAGGCCGTGGCCAGccctctgccctggctgctgggttGATTTAGCCCATGGCTTCAGGGCTCCGTCTGTCACAGCCGTCTCTCAGGTTTCTGCTCCGATGACATCAACCCGCTGCTTCGGttcctctgccctcagctcGCTGCATCTCCTGCATCGGGTCACCCCTTTCTGAAGAGCGCACTCGGGGCAAAGGATGCCCAGAAACACACGAGGCAGAACAGCAGAGTCACGGGAACACCAAGACAGGAGGCGCTTGTTGAATCGGAGCCACACGGCCACAACTGGACACCCTCAGAGATCAATTGCTCTtgcaccagcacctcctgctcccacGAGGGGGGCAAGGATACAAGGATGAAGCCAGTGAGCACGGCCCCTCCTGACTGACAGCTGGGCAAACGCCTCCAGTCCCTGGCATCACTTAGGCCTCCAAACAGAGGCGCCGGAACATCCCAGTTGGCTTTCCCAGGCCTGCCTTCGTAGCTTATCACACCACGGCAGTGTCCcagccttcccctgctccaacaaggCCGTTTACAGACTCTGCCGGCCTCCACGTCAGGATGCAGAGGCATCTGACACTGCTGATCACAGCCACGCCAAgctcctccctgcagggagaggagagttccCGATCTGCTCTTATGGCCAGCGACTTCCCTGCAACACGTTTCCCTcagggcccctctgcagcctgccaggctGGCTCCGACCTCTCCACTGCTCTCTTCTATATCCTGTGGCTGGAAATGAGACACGAGCACCAGAGCTGAGgtgagcttctcctcctgcagcaccctggTAGCCAGCTATCTCCCCACATCACCCTCGAGTCTGGGACTTTTatgacagaaatagaaaaggaagtcACAGGTTCCTAGAATAGtagaggctggaagggccctgcagagctgctccagccccagcccctgctaaagcaggttcccctggctcagggggcacaggaacgtgtccaggtgcggttggaaacctcccgagaaggagcctccacaccctccctgggcagcctgggccagggctccctcccctcagcaccaaaggagtttctgctcctgtgccagtggaacttgctgtgttccagcttgtacccattgccccttgtcctgtcactgggcactacagaaaaaagtgttgccccattctcctgacatccaccttttaaatacttgtgagtgttgatgaggtgccccctcagccttcccttctccagactgaacagtcccaggtcccgcTGCCTTTCGTCCTCACACAcgtgttccatcccctcagcatcttgggagccctgcattggcctctctccagcagttccctctctctcttgagCCGGGGAGctcagaagtggacacagggctccaaatgaggccttaccagggcagaggagaggaggaggagaccctCCCTCGACcatccttcctcttctcaaggCATCAGATTTTGCTTATACCTTGAATCTCTTCTTTCCTTGCCCACACCAGCCATGGATCACAAGATCTTGCTTTGCCAGGAAGGATCCCTGCAATCAGCAACTCTGCCTGTACCCTTTACCCCCACCAAGAGCAGTGGCACAAAGGCCCAACTTTCCCTAGTACTCACCAGAGGGGATCTTTCCCTCCCAAACACAGTGACAGAAACAACAGTGTCCTGCACTCCCACCGCTTGGGCTTCCAGAGCAACCGGCACCTGCACTCAGCTATGAGCAGGGCCAATCTCACATGGCTTGGGGCTGGAGAACCACACAGCAAACCctcaggagaaagcagaaaggcaggaaataACCCAGACACAAGACTCCGCAGCCCTAGGGGGTCTAAAATCTGCTGCCTCCACTCCTGTTGCTGGCAGCTTCCTTGCAGCAGCTCTTCACTGTCCTCTAAGTTCTCCTGTGCCTCAAAGGCTAGAGAAGATAAACTGCTTCCCAAGGTTTCCCTTCAGGTAGATTCCTGTTCCCAGCACAAGGTCTTATCCAAATCACTTGCAATGGGGGATGCTGAGACAATGCAGAATGTGTTTGCTCCCCAAAGAGCATGAAATGGAGCATGCTTGTCGCTGTCAAACATGGTTAATACAGCTATAAATCACCTTTCACTTTGTGTGAAGTCACCTGTAAAGGATGGGCAAACCCTGAGGCTAAGCACCACGGGgccctgtcccagagctctcTGATGGGCACTTTTGCCCCAAGGGGCTTGCAAAGACGGTCCTCCCAACAGTCCCAGCAAGATGTGAGCTCTGGGGGAGCTTTCCCACCATCAACCAGTGCTCACCTGGGCTCAAGGAACACAAGACTCCAGTGTCTCACAAAAGCtggctccttcctctctgcatccCTCTTGTCATCAAACTGACACCCACTGCAGCACAACGGGATCCAATCTGCCTGCAGCACGAGCGACTTCTGGCACAAGGCTGAGACTGCTCAAGAGAaccag
Coding sequences within:
- the LOC133627487 gene encoding fas-binding factor 1 homolog, with product MNYHSQARKNVPSGLDLPESSPVSLQVPTPRTRLQAAPQLQAESSGLGLLHERRPGHGTAQLCEDASGCRAALVSAQARVAELESQVQMLEVERTQQRLLLESLQQQHQKNLDLLESPYRRQMKVLEESHGRQEERLRQELEQLRAQLLSQSQDAEQAQAELRAQHQQQLAALEQQHTLEVKRLQELQRTSIQELRQDYDEQLRRLQRLKDQEVDAVTSATSHTRSLNGVIERMEKFSSDLHELWHKVEAKHHSTSQELATWAQQLRVLQDRMLQQQKDMEEEQRRHQDVIAKVEARLSEQCQQLEQERCRALAEQCQVGSLQRSLEERQQVLSQQLSKERAELERAKSTFLAEQQLVVQKCSEEYQKLATEWAELRAQQQQSRELAELKAKEEQLEKARELQDKAWQKLRLEKERVKVAAQRVRQQEEKVQSRAKLSSQKDKRGQRVLQKACRGECEHPRRLQAMQQRLKQLRQQEQHLQEEWLSMALKRRQLEERCEELPNNPMMLLTADQDLGAPVNGLSSTLFPLTTAAPQSWGLVAEPPAPVRVLPQHSPGAGRDTLATASGTELIDATLLLLKFRAQQDHDFLENEEFYLESLTKSSYHTSARSRGWWSAHLTPAKLQPRLHQLVTKKPKLS